CCAAGCTTGGAAAGGCTATAAGAGAAGAGGTGTCAACAATTTCCTCATTAAGTAGATATGCCATAGGTGTAAGAGCAATAAGGCTTGACAAAGAAGATATAGTAGCAGATGCAGCAGTGGTGATAGAAGATGAATAAAGAATTAGAACATCCAGCAGATATTATGTATGAAATTTCTGGTGAAGATATAAAAGAAATATTAGAAGATTTCGTTGAAGTATTAAATAAAATCTATAGTCCAGTTGTCGAAGGAATAAATAGAGAAAATGAATATACTATCAGCGAAAAAGAAATAGATGATATATTATTTGACCTTGGGAATGAATTTTTAAGAGCGATAATGGAAGGGGAATTTCCCTCAAAAATAGAAACTGATAATGAAATTATAAAAATTTCATATTCAAAAATATATAAAATAAATTCTGACATTGAAATTAAAGCTGTAGCATATCCAAAAATAATTGATGAAGAAAGCAAAAAAATCAGGGTAATATTTGACGTGTGATTATGAAAGGATTAACGGAGAAACAGAAGAGAATATATGAATATATCAATTTTTATATTAATGTAAAGGGATATCCACCGTCGATGAGGGAAATAGCGGAATATTTAAATTTAAAAAGCGTATCGACGGTATATTCTCAATTAAAATCCCTTGAAAAAAAAGGATATATAGAATTATCAGGAAAATCAAGAGGAATAAATATATTAAAGAACGAAAAAAGTGGATTTATAGAAGTTCATGGAGAAATTGCTGAAAATAAATTAAAACTTTATTCCACACCATTTTACCTTAAAACTATAAGTAGTTTAACAATAAGAAAAATCAATAATTTTTATAATGTTTTTGTAGTTGAAAAATATAAAGATTTTAGTAGCGATTTTATTCTAATTGTAAATGAAAATCTTGAAATAATAGGAACAATAAAAATTAGTGAGGTGATTTTAGATGAAAATAGCTATAGGTTCTGATCATGCAGCATTTAAAATGAAAGAACATTTAAAAGAATATTTATCAAAAAAAGGTATTGAAGTAATTGATATGGGACCGGAAACAGAAGAAAGAGTGGATTATCCTGTATATGCAAAAAAAGTTTGTGATAAGGTTGTAAATAATGAAGTTGATTATGGTATACTAATGTGTGGAACAGGTTTAGGAATGTCTATAGCAGCTAACAAAGTAAAAGGGATTAGAGCTACACTTGCATACTATCCAAAAATGGCAGAACTAGCAAGACAACATAATAATGCAAACGTATTGGTTCTTGGTGGAAGAACAATGGGTTTTGAACTGGCAGAATGGACAGTAGATACATTCTTATCAACAGATTTTGAAGGAGGGAGACACGAAAGAAGGATAAACCTTATATCCGAAATGGAGGAAAACTTATGAAAGTAATCTATGATCCCCGTCATGTATTTTATTCTCCCAAAAATGAATTTAATGGATTTGAAATAGTAGATAATAAAGATAAACCAGGAAGAGTTGAAGTAATAAAAGAAGTAATTCAATTAAAATATGGCAACATCATTAAAAGTACAAGGGATTTTTCAAGATCCTATTTATACTTTGTGCATTCTTCGGATTATGTAAGCTGGCTTAAAGAAAAACAATATACTTTAAATGAAAATCAGGAATATTTTTCAACAGTAGTTGGATATGACATGTGTATGGATTCAATTACACCAATAAGCAAAAATACATTTGAGATGGCCTGGATTAGTGCAAAATGTGCACTAACAGGCGCATCTTATCTTTTAGAAGACGAAGAACTTGTATATACACTTTCAAGGCCAATGGGGCATCATGCAGGTATTGCCCATTGTGGAAGATATTCATACTTCAATAATGCAGCATTGGCAGCAAGATATCTTCAAAAAAACGGAGATATATACGTGGCAATACTTGATCTGGATTTCTATCATGGCAATGGAACTCAGGAAATCTTCTATGAAGACAATACTGTATTAACAATAAGTATACATGGAAATCCTTCAAACCATTATCCGTATACTTCGGGTTATGAATGGGAAATTGGTGAAGGTGAAGGAAAAGGATATAATATAAATTTTCCATTAAAAGATGAAATAAATGGAAGAGTATATTTAAGAGTGCTTGAAAAAGCATTGCTGGAAATAGATGATTTTGATCCAGATTTTCTTATAATCTCTTTTGGAACAAATACACATTATGAAGATCCAGATACCACATTTAACTTAAAAGAAGAGGATTATAAAGAAATGGGAAATATGCTCTCGTATTTAAATGTACCAAAATTAATTGTACACGAAGGTGGTTTTAATATAAATATAAATGAAAAAGTTATAACCAGATTTATGGACGGATTAAAAACATGAGGTGGAAATGTTGAAAAGTATTTATTATAACCCTGGCACAGGAAAAAGTATTCCAATAATAATAAAAAAGGGGAAATACAAAGAATATATAAACGTCAAGAAAAGTAATATCATTATATATGATAAAAAAATAAAACTCATAGATGAATTAAATCTTTCTAACAGCATTTCTGTAATAGGTAATGAAAATTTGAAGAGTTTTGATAAATATCTGTCTTTAATAATGAAATTATCTGATAAAAATATAAAAAATGTTGTGATAGTAGGAGGATATAGCGTAATAGATTTACTTGGATATACCATGGAAAGCTTTGAAAGAAGAAATGAATATATATATTTTCCTTCAACATTACAATCAGCAATAATGCCACCGTTAAGAGGAAAATATTATTTAAATTTTAACTGGAAAAAGGATTTTTTAGTGCAGAAAGGATATCCTGATGCAATAATAATAGATACAACCTTTTTTGAAAGCTTATCTCCGCAGGAACTAAAAAAAGGATTTGTTATTCCTTATCTATTGGGAAGGGTTTTAAATTCCAGAATATCTAAAATAGCTCTAAATTATTCAAAATTAAACTTTTCCGATATAGATCTGGAGGAGTTTATATATTATTCTCTGAAACAATGGGTATATTATATAGAAAATGAGTCAAAAGTTTTTCCGGGGGAAAATATAATTAAATTATTTTATAATAAAAAAACAGGTATTAATAGAAATTTTCTTGATATTTTTGGATTGAGCTTTTTAATAGAGTTATACATGTCATGGTATTTTGGATTTTTAGAATATGAATTATTTGAAGAAATAAAAAAGGAATTAATAGAGAATTTTGATATACAATACAAAAATATAGAATATCTTAATTTTGACGAAGCAAATTTCAACAATGAGTTTGTTTTATTTACATCCTCAGGAAGAATAATAAATTATAAAACCACATATGATGAACTTAATATAGTTTTAAAAGAAATCAAGAACCATTTTAGAGGTGGATTTTTGTGATAAAAAAACAAAAAAATTATGCTCTTATATTTATAACAATAATGGTTATATTATTACCAACATTTGTCGCATTGCTTACTTCGTATACAATATATCTAAAATACAAAATAAAAAATCTCGAATTAAAAATTTATGAATTAAAAGATAAAGATATAATTTCCAGTAATGGAAGAAATAAAAAAATAGAAAATAATATGAACTACGAATTAAATATAGAAGAAATAGAAAAATTTTTAAATATAAAACCAAAAGGAATCTATGAAAATCAGAAAATAGATTATTTTTATCTTGTAAAAAAAGCAAAAAGTAGTTTCGAAGATAATACATTTGGTGGATTAAAATTAATGAATTATGAAGAAGCTTTCAGAAAAAGTGTATCTAACCTTGAATTCAATAAAGAATATTTTATCACCAATATAGCAACAAACCTATATTCAGTATATTCGGAAGATTTTAGCATAAAAAACAAAAATAACGATAATATTCAAAAAGTATTTACAGTTCAAATGAGATTATATTTAAAAGAAGAAGATGCATTTTTCACGACATTAACATTAAGGAATGCTGGAATTCCTGTTTTTGTTTACAAAGGGCATTTTAAAAACAGTGGGAAAAGTTATTTTGCAATTTGTGCAGGATTATTTCCTGATATAACCCTTGCCAAAAATTATCTTGAAAGCATAGATGATGAAAAAATAAAACAATTAACAGGTATAAGTGTAAAAGATAGATTTTTAAAGAGTTTTACATTAATAGGTGAGAATGGTGTTCAGGAATAGCAAAACAATTTTTATCATAAGTCTTATATTCTTTTTAACAATATTTGGGGGAATATTTTATATTCAAACTGGGAATAAAAGAACAGAAGAATTAAACGGTGAAATAAAAATAGATTTATATACAGCGAGTGAAACACAATTAACAAAAATTCCAGGAATAGGTCCTAAAACAGCAAAAAAAATAATTCAATACAGAGAAAAATATGGTTTTTCATCAGTAAAAGATTTAATGAAAATAAAAGGAATAGGTGAAAAAACATATGAAAAAATAAGGAAATACGTATATCTTTCAAAAAGCAAAATCATTTTAAAGAAAAAAGAGAAAAAAAATATAAATAATATTACATATGAAGAATTAATTGAAATACCGGGAATAGGACCGGTAAGTGCCGGAAAAATTATAGAATACAGAAAATACACAAAAATAAGAAATGAAGAAGACTTAAAAAATATAGGACTTACAAATAGCCAGATAAACAAATTAAAGGGGGTTGTAGAGTTTGAATAAAATTCTATTACATGTATGTTGTGCCCCGGATCTTGTTCTTGCGCATAAAAGATTAAAAGAAGAAAATATCGAATACGATACTTTTTTTTATAATCCCAATATATATCCTGAAAAAGAATACATAAAAAGATATGAAGCATTTAAACAATTAAAAAAAATGTGGAAATTTAAAGAATTAAAAAGCGAATATAATCATGAAGAATTTTTAGAATTAATGAAAAATGTTGATGTAAAAAATGAAAAAGAAAGATGCTATAAATGCATGTATCAAAGGATGGAAAAAACAGCTCAACTTGCAAAAGAAAAAGGATATAAAATATTTTCCACAACATTGCTGTCAAGCCCCCGAAAAAGCCATGATGAAATAAAAAGAATAGGTAATGAACTGGCCAACAAGTATAATATAATGTTCTATTACAATAATTTTAGATCAAACAATGCTATTTCAGAGGGAGCAAAATTTTGTAAGGCTAATAATATATACAGGCAACAATATTGTGGATGTGAATTTTCATTAATTGAAGCAGAACAATTAAGAAAAAAGTCTTACGAACAAAGAAAGGAAAGACTCAAAAAAGTGCTTGATTTTGATTTTGAGCATCTAATGAACAAAGAACTTCTGAAAATCCCTGAAGAACTATATCCTAAATATTTATATGAAAACGGTCTTGAAATAATAAAGGATTTAAAACCAAGAATAATCATTATAAAAAAGGATATAGCGAGAGATTTAAAGATCAAAAATGGTAGAAATAAAATAGGAAATTGGAAATCAAAATTTATAGTAATTTAAAGGTGATAGGTATGGAAAGATTGAAAATAACTATAAACAGCGATGTGAAGTATATAAAAATTTTAAGAGAAGCCATGAAGTATTTTTTAAAGTTTAATGATTATGAAGATGAAGAACAGATATTCTTTATGGAATTGGCTTTAAATGAAGCTGTAGCCAATGTAATAGAACATACTTATAATTATGATAATACAAAAACAGTCGATATAATATTTGAAATTGAAAATAAGAATTTTAAAGTATATATTAGAGATTATGGAGAAAAAATAAATCTGGAAGAGGTTAAATCAAGGGATTTAGACGATATTAAGGAACATGGATTGGGAGTACACATAATTTCTCAGGTTTTTGACCATATGATGTGGAAAGATATAAATGAGGAAGGGAATTTGCTAATTTTAGAAAAAAGTCTGGGGGATTAACAAATGGCTATAACTAAAATAAAAATATCAGATGACAGATTAAAAGCATATCTTACTCTAATATACGATGGAAGAATTTCATCAGACGGCGAATTATTGCGTGCTTTACAACAGGCAGGCATAAAGCATGGTATTAAATATGATGTTCTAAGAGAACTGGCTCTCAAACCAACCTATAACGAGAGCATAGTTGTTGCTGAAGCAATACCCCCAAAAAAAGGTAAACCTGGATATGTTGAAATCTTTGATCTCTCAGAGGAAAAACAGGATTTAACCCATAATAAAAAAATAGACTTTAGGGAATTTGCAAAAAATATAATTACAGTAAAATTAGGTGATAAGATAGGGGTAATTCATCCACCTACGCTGGGAGAACCCGGGAAAGATGTAACCGGCGAAGAAATACCGGGATTACCAGGACCTAAAGCAAAAGTCGTTCTTGAAAAAAATGTGGATAAAGATGAAGATGGAAATATTATAGCAATGGCATCAGGAGAATTAAGAATAAGCAAAGATATGGATGGAACAGTTCATATTGAAATAGAAGAAGTATATGAAGTTAATGGTGATGTTGATTTTAGTACAGGAAATATCAATTTCCCGGGTAAAGTTGTAATCAGAGGCTCAGTAAAACCGGGGTTTATTGTTGAAGCTGAAGGAGATATAGAAATATATGGAGAAGTAGAAGCTGCAAAAGTTGTATCTAAGAAAAATGTAAAAATAAATGGAATAAAAGGTGGAAATAAAGGTTTTATAAAAGCAAAAAATATTACAGCGAAATTTGCGGAAAATGCTATTTTAGAAGCTGAAGAAAAAATAGAAATAGATAAATCACTTATAAATTGTCAGGTAACTTCTGCAAAAGAGGTTATACTCGATGGTTACAACAGCAAAATAGTTGGTGGTGAAATAAAAGCTTTAAATATGGTTGATGCATATTATTTAGGAAGTCCTATGGGTGTTGGAACAGTAATAGAAGTTGGGATTGATCCTAAATTATATAATGAATATAAACAACTTATTGAGATTACAAAGAAAAACGCTGAAGAACTTAAAGCAATAACTCCACAACTAAACAGCATAATGTCAAAAATAAAAAAGATGAAAGTAAAAAATGAAAATATAATGTATGCTAAAAAAATGATAGATAGAGCAACATTATTAAAAGCAAAAATAGAAGGAAATAAAAAGAGAATTCTTGAATTAAAAAAGGCGATAGAGGAATCAAAAAATGCAGGTGTTGTAATTGCAAGGAAGATGTTATATCCTGGGGTAGAAGTTACTATTAATAATAAGAAATTTACAACAGAAAAACCTATTAGTAAGGTTAAACTTATGAATATAGACAATAAAATTCAAATGTATGGATACAGCGAGAGTTAAGGGGGATGGTATGAAAAAAGCGTTCTTATTATTATTAATAACGGTGTATGTGGTTATAGGGATAAATGCTGAAAACATTGCTGAAACATATTTAAAAACATTTGATATAACAAAATTAATGGATTCTGAAAATGTAGCGGTAAAAACATTTGCATATTTTGAACTCTATTACGAAAAAAATTATAGCGGGTATTTAAAAGCTGCAAATGAATTAAGAGCAAAATACAACAATCTTCTAACCTACAGAGAAAAAGAAATATTCGATATAATGTCCGGTGTAAATCCAATAACAACATTAAAGCCAATAGAACGATTTAAAGAATTATTAAAAAAATATCCAGATGATCCACTTATAAACATATTATTATTGGAATTTGAATATAAACAATGGAAAATAACAGGGGATCCAAAATTAGCAAAAGAAATATTAAATAAAATAGAATATATTGAAAAAAAATATGGTAACACACCATTTTCGATTTATTATAAATCGAATTTTTTATTTAAATCCAGAATATATGGAAACAAAGAAGATGCATATAATCTTATAAAAAACGGTGTAAAAACATATCCGGATAATAGAAAAATAATAGAAACTTATATAAAAATAGCTGGATATCTTGAAAAATATAAAGAAGATAAAGAATTATTTGGAGAAATAGCTCATACATATATAGACATGCCAGAACCTTCAATGGATTTAATGCTTATAATAGTTAATTACTATATTTACCTTAATGATACACAAAAAGCTGAAAAAACCTTAAAAGAAATAATTATTCCAAATACACGTAATTCCAAAATACTTGCTTTAAGTTATGAATTACTGGGTGATATATCAGAAACATATACACAAAAAATGAATTATTATAAAAAAGCCCTTCAAATAATACCTGATAATGGAAGGGTATTGTCAAAATGGGCTCTTGCAATGTTAAAAGTTGATAGAGAAAAATACAAAACACTTGCAAGAATATCGTTAAATAAAGCATTAACAATAGATGGAAAACTATCAGATGAAGCAGAAAAAGCGTTAGAAGATTTGAGAAATGAAATTAAAATACATGTTATGTTAAATTATGTTCTGCCACTTGTTCTTTTTGTTGTAGTGGCATTGGGGATAATAATATTCTATGAAAAATGGAAAGAAAAAAAAGAAATGGAAAAACTTCAAAATGAAATAGAAGGGGAAAACGAAGATGGAAGAAATTAAGATTTTAGATAAAGGATTGGTAAAACTTGTTGATATGCTTGGTAGCGATAGAGCTGCAGTAAGAGCAGCACGTGTTTCATACGGAAAAGAGTTATCTACAGATGAAAGAGATAAAAAGCTTATTTTCTATTTAATGGAACACAAACATCACAGTCCATTTGAACATCAGGTATTTACATTTCATATAAAAACACCAATATTTATTGCAAGACAATGGATGAGACATAGAATAGGCAGTTATAATGAAATCTCAAGAAGATATACCACAAAATATGCAGAAGAATTTTATATTCCTGACCATATCAGAGTTCAGGATACAAAAAATAAACAGGGTTCAAATAAAATTGAAGATGAAAATTTAACCAGAGAAGCTCTGGATATAATACAAAAAATATATGAAGAAACATATAATGCATATAATAAATTAATGGAATTAGGTGTTGCAAGGGAAATGGCAAGAATGGTTTTGCCTGTTGGACAATACACGCAGTTTTACTGGACAGTAAATACAAGAAGTTTAATGAATTTCTTAAATTTAAGGGCAGATTCTCATGCTCAATGGGAAATACAACAATACGCAATAGCTGTTGCAAAAATATTTAAAGAAAAACTTCCATGGACATATGAGGCATTTATGAAATTTGAATATAGAGGGGATTTGTTAAAATGAAACTAAAAGAACTTGCAAAAGAACTAAAAGCGAAGTTTATACATATACCTGAAAATTATAAAGATATAGATATAAAATTTGCAGGAGCATCAGATTTAATGAGTGACTTTTTAGCATTCTCAACACCGGGAATGCTGCTTGTTACTGGTTTAACAACACCACAAACATTAACCACTGCCTCTGTAATAGAGGCAGGAGCTATATTATTTGTAAGAGGTAAAACAATACCTAAAACATTTTTAGAAAATATAGAAGATTGTGAAATACCTCTCTTAACAACAGATTATTCAATGTTTTATGCTTGTGTAAAATTATACAAATTGGGAATAAAAGATGCAATGAAAACAGATGAGGAGAGTTTATAATGCCCGGCGAACCAACGGAATTAGTTGAAAAATTATTGCAAATATTTTCAAACACCAAAATAGGTGAAATAATGACATCACCGGCTATAGTAGTAACTCCTGAAACATCAATAAGACAGGTAAAGGATATTATGAAAATAAAGAAAATATCCGGATTACCTGTTGTAAAAAAAGGGTTAAAACTTGTTGGGATAATTAGCATTGAAGATATAATAAAAGTTCTTGAAAAAGGAAACTTATCAGATTTTGTATTAAAATGGATGACAAAAAGTGTAGTAACAATAAATGAAGAGGATACATTATCAAAATTTGTTGAATTATCACAAAGCCATAAATATGGTCGATATCCTGTTTTAAACAATGAAGGGAAGGTTGTTGGGATAATTACCAAATATGATGTAATAACATGGTTATTTGGTAAGTTAGGAAGTATATACGTACATGATCAGAGACGTGAAAAGGTTCTTAACAGGGAAGAATATATATCCAAACTTACAGGAGATATATTACAGAATAAAACGGCGTCTTTTGAATTTAAAATAGATTATAATGATATCACAAAAATAGGAATAGGAGCAACAAGACTTAAATCATTTTTAAAGAAAAAAGGAATAGATGAAAAATTAGTGAGAAAAATTTCCATAGCTACATATGAAGCAGAGGCAAATGTTGTAATACATTCTGAATCATATGGTGAAATATATTGTTGGGAGCTTGAAGATAGTATAAGATTGCTTATAAAAGATTATGGAAAAGGAATAGAAAATGTTGAACTGGCAATGCAAGAAGGATATTCAACAGCAACAGAAGAAGTAAGAGCGCAGGGATTTGGTGCAGGAATGGGTCTTCCAAACATGAAAAGATTTTCTGATAAAATGACAATAATATCAGAAAGTGGAAAAGGGGTAATAATAGAAATGTTATTCTTTAAATAGGGGTGATTTTATGAAAATAAAAGATATATTAAAAAGAGAATATATAGAAAAAATATATGTTCATGATGAAGAAACAGAAGTGAAGAATGGATATATAGGTGACTTATTAAGCGAAATAATGAGAAATGCGCCAGAAGAAAGCATATGGCTTACCCATCAAACACATCCTAATATAATAGCTGTTGCTTCTATTGTTGGAGCGAAAGTTATTATAATTCCAGAAGGATTTAACTTTGCTGAAGAAACAATTGAAAAGGCAAAAGAAAATCAAATAACCCTTTTAAAAAGCAAAAAGAATATTTTCGAAACAACTGGTGAAATATATAACTTAATTAACAGGTGATAAAGTGGCAAAATTTTATGGGAACTTTCATATACATACAGTTTTATCACCATGTGCTGATATTACAATGACTCCAGACATTTTTCTTGAAAAAATTTCTGAAACAACCTTAAACTGGATAGCAATTACTGATCATAATACAACAAAACACATAAAAACATATAAAAACGTTTTATCTAAAATAGATGTTAAGGTTATTCCCGGGATTGAAGTTACAACCAGGGAAGAAATACACATACTTGTTTATTTTAAAAAAATTGATGATGCAGAAGAATTTGGTAAAATAATAGAATCTAAACTTATTATAAAAGAATATGACCCTGAAAAACTTGGGTATCAGGTATTGGCAAATGAAAAAGGTGAGTTAATAGAAATAATTAAGACGCCGTATTTAGGCAGTTCAACAGATTTAACAATAGAAGAGGTTTATAATCTATCTAAAAAATATGAAAGTATGTTTATTCCTGCGCATATATTTAGATATGCAGGTTTGATAACAAATCTTGGGTTACCTCCTGAGAATATAAATATAAAAATCGTAGAAGTAAAATCTGAAAAAGAAAAACAGATGGCAAAACAATTGGGATTTAATAGATTTATACATAACACCGATGCACATTTTCCAGAACAGCTTATACCTTCGTGTATAATAGAATCGGAAAGAAGAACATATGAAGAATTTAAAAAAGCATTATTAAATGGAAAGGTGGAACCACTTTGGCAACCTTAAGAACAATAGCAGATCATATTATGGATATTGGTGAAAATGCAGTTAAATCTGGAGGAAATAAAGGATATTTAATAATCATTGAAACAAAAAATCATTTTCGATTTACAATTTCAGATAATGGAAGAGGGATGGATCAGGAGACATTAAAAAAGGCTCTTGATCCATTTTATACTACTAAAAAACAGAGAAAGAAAAAATTTGGATTAGGACTTGCATTTTTAAAACAATCATTGGAACAAACAGATGGAACTTTTATAATAAACTCAAAAAAAGACGTTGGGACAACTGTAATAGCGGATTTTAATCTCGAAAATATAGATTGCCAGCCAATAGGTGATATCCCATCAATGCTGATTAATGTATTAACCATGTCATATGAATTTAATTGGGAGATTTATAGATATTATGAAAAAAAAGGATATTATTTAAATTCTCAAATAATAAATGATAACTTTGATTTAACAAAACCGCAAGAAATAATGACATTAAAAAAATATATAATTGAACTGGAAAAAGAAATAAAGGGAGGTATTTAGATGAAGAAAAGCTTATTGTTGATTCTTGTGTTTCTTATAGGAGCTTTAAACGTTTTTGCTCTTATGAATGTAAAGAAAGTTGTATATGATGGAAATGTTGATTTCCTCAAAAAAGATATTGAAAAAGTATTAAGTGATTATGATATTAAAGATGGTTCTATAGTGGGAGATATAGACTTAAAATTGGCCATTGAAAGTATTCAAAAAAAATATCCATATTTTTCATATATAAATTATAAATATGATGAAGAAAGTGGTGAATTAACCTTTACTTTCAAAACAAATCCTGTTGTAAAAAAAGTGGAATTTAAGGTTCTTGGAGATAAATTATTGGATTTAAGCAAAATTGCCACAAAAGTTTATACTGAAAAAGAATTACCTTTAAATTTAAATGAATATAAAAAAGGGCTTGGAGAAATACAGAAATATTATAATGAACAGGGATATCCATACATTGAGATATCAAGTAATATAAAAATCTCCTCAGATTCGTTGACATTGGAATCAACGATGATAGACAAAAAAGAAACAGATAA
This is a stretch of genomic DNA from Marinitoga piezophila KA3. It encodes these proteins:
- a CDS encoding CBS domain-containing protein, with translation MPGEPTELVEKLLQIFSNTKIGEIMTSPAIVVTPETSIRQVKDIMKIKKISGLPVVKKGLKLVGIISIEDIIKVLEKGNLSDFVLKWMTKSVVTINEEDTLSKFVELSQSHKYGRYPVLNNEGKVVGIITKYDVITWLFGKLGSIYVHDQRREKVLNREEYISKLTGDILQNKTASFEFKIDYNDITKIGIGATRLKSFLKKKGIDEKLVRKISIATYEAEANVVIHSESYGEIYCWELEDSIRLLIKDYGKGIENVELAMQEGYSTATEEVRAQGFGAGMGLPNMKRFSDKMTIISESGKGVIIEMLFFK
- a CDS encoding DRTGG domain-containing protein; protein product: MKLKELAKELKAKFIHIPENYKDIDIKFAGASDLMSDFLAFSTPGMLLVTGLTTPQTLTTASVIEAGAILFVRGKTIPKTFLENIEDCEIPLLTTDYSMFYACVKLYKLGIKDAMKTDEESL
- a CDS encoding PHP domain-containing protein, with the protein product MAKFYGNFHIHTVLSPCADITMTPDIFLEKISETTLNWIAITDHNTTKHIKTYKNVLSKIDVKVIPGIEVTTREEIHILVYFKKIDDAEEFGKIIESKLIIKEYDPEKLGYQVLANEKGELIEIIKTPYLGSSTDLTIEEVYNLSKKYESMFIPAHIFRYAGLITNLGLPPENINIKIVEVKSEKEKQMAKQLGFNRFIHNTDAHFPEQLIPSCIIESERRTYEEFKKALLNGKVEPLWQP
- a CDS encoding ATP-binding protein, producing MATLRTIADHIMDIGENAVKSGGNKGYLIIIETKNHFRFTISDNGRGMDQETLKKALDPFYTTKKQRKKKFGLGLAFLKQSLEQTDGTFIINSKKDVGTTVIADFNLENIDCQPIGDIPSMLINVLTMSYEFNWEIYRYYEKKGYYLNSQIINDNFDLTKPQEIMTLKKYIIELEKEIKGGI